A genomic stretch from Verrucomicrobiota bacterium includes:
- a CDS encoding WD40 repeat domain-containing protein → MAISPDGKRVITGGLGLLFSEVATGKEAVRCDHLSTISSVCFSPDGQRVVSSGSDRLAKVWDVTSMTELMTLKGHTDNIMSVAFSSDGERIVTGSIEHGAKVWDAVSGRELFGLNGRNSQIFSVAFSPDGRRIVIAGDVLVATVCDASGGKEVIELKGHKRLISSAAFSPDGRRILTGSWDQTAKLWDVVSGRELLTFKGHAAFITSVAFSSDGRRIVTGSDDQTAKVWEAASPDQVAGWQKEERDAAQR, encoded by the coding sequence GTGGCTATTTCTCCGGACGGCAAACGCGTCATTACCGGCGGTTTGGGCTTGTTATTTTCGGAAGTCGCCACAGGCAAGGAGGCGGTGAGGTGCGACCACCTTTCTACGATTAGCTCAGTCTGTTTTTCGCCGGACGGCCAGCGGGTTGTTTCTTCTGGTTCCGATCGGCTCGCCAAGGTGTGGGATGTGACGAGCATGACGGAACTAATGACGCTCAAGGGGCACACCGATAACATCATGTCCGTAGCTTTTTCTTCCGACGGCGAACGGATCGTCACGGGGAGCATTGAACATGGGGCCAAAGTTTGGGATGCAGTAAGCGGTAGGGAATTGTTCGGCCTCAATGGGCGTAACTCACAGATATTCTCTGTGGCTTTCTCGCCGGACGGCCGACGGATCGTTATTGCCGGCGACGTGCTAGTGGCAACGGTGTGCGACGCGTCTGGTGGCAAAGAAGTGATCGAGCTCAAAGGACACAAGAGGTTGATTAGTTCAGCGGCCTTCTCGCCGGACGGCCGGCGAATCCTCACAGGCAGTTGGGATCAGACGGCCAAGCTCTGGGACGTGGTCAGTGGCAGAGAACTGCTTACCTTCAAAGGGCACGCCGCTTTCATCACTTCAGTAGCCTTTTCATCGGACGGTCGGCGGATTGTCACCGGCAGCGACGATCAGACAGCGAAGGTGTGGGAAGCCGCCTCCCCGGATCAAGTGGCGGGGTGGCAGAAAGAAGAACGGGACGCCGCGCAGCGCTGA
- a CDS encoding TonB family protein has product MNSSSGSSQAAASLEQGHALLSHDYTLRSDLARLCLPAATRDENRKLAWLNSICFLFLVVGGIGLKTRPVIPKQLEVPVDIVPVVFTPPVEPPKVNPEPQIQEPDPNQEVTFDTPQIATVVAADPAAVSFAVPVEGPVVFAPARFAAPPPPSPPKPPSPPKPTVFQAGKSQGYFPDPPYPSLALRRNYEGNVMLYVIVDTNGSPASITVKDASGYALLDSHSSDWVKNHWRWSPGETRHYLVPFHYRIR; this is encoded by the coding sequence ATGAATTCATCCTCCGGTTCATCTCAAGCTGCCGCGTCGCTGGAGCAGGGGCATGCGCTGCTGTCGCACGACTACACGCTGCGGTCTGATCTGGCGCGGCTTTGCCTCCCGGCAGCCACGAGGGACGAGAACCGCAAACTGGCCTGGCTGAATTCGATTTGTTTCCTGTTCCTCGTGGTGGGTGGAATCGGACTGAAAACGCGTCCGGTCATTCCGAAACAACTGGAGGTGCCCGTGGACATTGTTCCGGTGGTTTTCACTCCTCCGGTCGAGCCTCCGAAAGTCAATCCGGAACCCCAGATTCAAGAGCCGGACCCCAACCAGGAAGTCACCTTCGACACTCCGCAGATTGCGACCGTGGTGGCAGCCGATCCAGCGGCGGTCAGTTTTGCCGTGCCAGTCGAGGGCCCGGTCGTTTTCGCTCCGGCGCGTTTCGCGGCGCCCCCTCCTCCCAGCCCCCCCAAGCCGCCATCACCCCCCAAGCCCACTGTATTCCAGGCGGGCAAGTCCCAGGGTTATTTCCCAGATCCCCCGTACCCGTCCCTTGCGCTTCGCCGGAACTACGAAGGCAACGTCATGCTTTATGTGATTGTGGACACAAATGGATCGCCCGCCTCAATCACGGTCAAGGATGCTTCCGGTTACGCCCTGCTGGATTCTCACTCTTCCGATTGGGTGAAGAACCACTGGCGCTGGTCTCCGGGTGAAACTCGCCATTACTTGGTTCCGTTCCATTATCGAATCAGATAA
- a CDS encoding biopolymer transporter ExbD yields the protein MKIGSPYPHKKARIEIIPLIDIMFFLLASFMMVSLTMIKLQSIKMDLPTATQASRDFKPDIVNISVDKLGDVYIEKNRKTYAELHTYLTNRFFANTNIPVYISGDKDATHGSIIYVLDLVRKAGIQKVSFAISPPPPDKR from the coding sequence ATGAAGATTGGTTCGCCCTATCCCCACAAAAAGGCCCGGATCGAGATCATTCCGCTGATCGATATCATGTTCTTTTTGCTGGCCTCGTTCATGATGGTGAGCCTCACCATGATCAAGCTGCAATCGATCAAGATGGATTTGCCGACCGCCACCCAGGCGAGCCGGGACTTCAAACCGGACATCGTCAATATCTCGGTGGACAAACTGGGCGACGTTTACATTGAGAAAAACAGGAAGACCTACGCGGAACTCCACACCTACCTGACGAACCGGTTCTTCGCCAACACGAACATCCCCGTCTATATCAGCGGCGATAAAGACGCCACGCACGGATCGATCATTTACGTGCTGGACCTGGTCCGCAAAGCCGGGATTCAAAAAGTGTCGTTCGCCATCTCTCCTCCTCCACCGGACAAGCGGTAG
- a CDS encoding MotA/TolQ/ExbB proton channel family protein, which yields MLANIVVSLFLKGGPVMWPILVVTIVAVAVVGERAIWWWRESLKRDPDRLEKILAALESGDFREASTLACGSEDPVIRMIWHGLNHFHSSLQGALQVAAGIELQKAGRFLVVMDTLVTLAPLLGLLGTVTGIMGSFTSIGSAELAVEKVTGGIGEALIATACGLGIAIFALIPFNFFSQKTARLQFELETAATNVEVMVNAARQKGFDAQEFRQASAESSV from the coding sequence ATGCTTGCAAACATTGTTGTCTCACTCTTCCTCAAAGGTGGTCCGGTCATGTGGCCGATCCTCGTCGTGACGATTGTCGCCGTCGCCGTCGTTGGCGAGCGAGCCATTTGGTGGTGGCGAGAAAGCCTCAAACGCGATCCCGACCGGCTGGAGAAAATCCTCGCCGCGCTGGAAAGCGGCGATTTCCGCGAAGCCTCGACGCTGGCCTGCGGCTCGGAGGATCCTGTGATCCGGATGATCTGGCACGGGTTGAATCATTTTCATTCCTCGCTGCAGGGCGCTCTGCAAGTCGCCGCAGGAATCGAATTGCAGAAGGCCGGGCGTTTTCTCGTCGTCATGGACACGCTCGTGACGCTGGCGCCGCTGCTTGGTTTGCTCGGCACCGTGACCGGCATTATGGGTTCGTTCACGTCCATCGGCAGCGCCGAACTGGCCGTGGAAAAAGTCACTGGCGGCATTGGCGAAGCTTTGATCGCGACGGCGTGCGGCCTGGGCATTGCCATCTTCGCGCTCATCCCGTTCAATTTTTTCAGCCAGAAGACCGCGCGGCTGCAATTCGAGCTCGAGACCGCGGCCACGAACGTCGAAGTGATGGTCAATGCCGCCAGGCAAAAGGGATTCGACGCCCAGGAATTCCGGCAAGCCAGCGCCGAAAGCTCGGTCTGA